The nucleotide window CTCCTCGCCAGAGATGTTGGTGCGGGTCGAGGGTCGCCGTGCGGCCACACACCCCATTGCCGGCACGCGGCCGCGCGGCCGCACCGATGAGGAAGACCTGCGCTTGGCGGAGGAGCTGAAGCGAGACGAGAAAGAGCGCGCCGAGCACGTGATGCTCGTCGATCTGGGACGCAACGATCTGGGGCGTGTGTGCGACTACGGCACGGTGCGGGTGCCCATCTACATGGCGCTCGAGCGCTATTCGCACGTCATGCACCTCGTCTCGCGCGTCGAGGGCCAGCTCGCCGACGATCAGGATTGCCTCGACGCACTCGTGGCCTGCTTCCCAGCCGGCACGGTCACTGGCGCGCCGAAGATCCGCGCGATGGAGATCATCTCAGAGCTGGAACCGACCCGGCGGGGGATCTATGCCGGCGCGGTGGGCTATCTGGACTTCGCCGGAAACCTCGATTGCTGCATTGCAATCAGAACGATTGCGATGCGCAACGGCATCGCTCAGGTTCAAGCCGGGGGGGGCGTCGTGGCGGATTCCAACCCGGCGATGGAGTACGAGGAATCGTGTAATAAGGCGCAAGCGTTGTTCCATGCCCTCGAGCTCGCACAGCGTATGACTTAGAAGGTTCGAGGTTCGAGGTGCGAGGTTCGAGGTGAGGGGAAACCAGCGTGGAAGCCTCGAACTTTCGACCTTCAACGTCGGAATTCAACCCGTGCAGCGTCGACTTTGCACATTTAACCTTGAACCTCGAACCTTGAACCTCGAACCTTATGGTTCTCCTGATCGACAACTACGATTCGTTCACGTTCAACCTGGCGCAGTACCTCGGAGAGCTGGGCGCGGAGCTCCGTGTCACGCGGAACGACCAGATAACGCTCGATGAGGTTGCAGCGCTGCGGCCGGAGCACATCGTGATATCGCCAGGACCGGGACGGCCCGAGCATGCCGGCATCACGGTGGAGCTCGTCAAGCGCTTCGCCCCGACTGTACCGATGTTGGGCGTCTGCTTGGGGCACCAAGCGATGGGGCTGGCATTTGGTGGGCGCGTGGTGCCGGCCGCCCGTCTCATGCACGGCAAGACTTCGCTCGTGGCGCACGATGGCCAGGGCGTCTTTCGCGGGCTCGATCGCACGTTCGTGGCCGCCCGCTACCACTCGCTGACCGTGTCCACCACAGAGGTTCCGGAGTCGCTCGTCGTCACGGCGAGCACCGTCGACGATCAGACGATGATGGGCTTGCGGCACCGCGTGTATCCCATGTACGGGGTGCAGTTCCACCCGGAGTCGGTGCTGACCGATGTCGGCAGGCGCATTTTGAGAAACTTCCTCGAGATCAGCAATGTTCCGCACGCTGCTTGAACAACTTCTGCGGCACGAGGACCTGACGACCGACGCGACCGAGGCGGCGATGGCCACGATCATGCGCGGCGAGGCGGGTGCGGCGACGATCGCTGGCTTCCTCGTGGCCCTGCGTGCGAAGGGGGAGCGGCCGGCCGAGCTCGTGGGCCTGGCGCGTGCCATGCGGGCCGCTGCCGTGCCACTCTCCTCGCGGGTCGACGACGCGTTCGACACCTGCGGCACCGGCGGTGATGGAACCGGCACGATCAACGTGTCGTCGTTGACGGCGCTCGTGGTGGCCGCCGCCGGCGTGCCGGTGGCCAAGCACGGCAACCGCTCGGTCTCGAGCCAGTGTGGCAGTGCAGATGTGTTCGAGGCGCTTGGCGTGCGGATCGGGGCACCGCCCGCCGTGGTGGAGCGAAGCCTCCGCACGGCCGGCATCGCGTTCTTCTTTGCACCGACGTTTCATCCGGCGATGCGGCACGCGACGCCCGTGCGCAAAGAGCTCGGCGTCCGGAGCGCCTTCAACCTGCTCGGACCGTTGACCAATCCCGCGGGCGCGCGCCGCCAGCTCGTCGGCGTGCCCCGGCCAGAATTGACGG belongs to Luteitalea sp. and includes:
- a CDS encoding anthranilate/aminodeoxychorismate synthase component II (TrpG; with TrpE catalyzes the formation of anthranilate and glutamate from chorismate and glutamine; TrpG provides the glutamine amidotransferase activity); its protein translation is MVLLIDNYDSFTFNLAQYLGELGAELRVTRNDQITLDEVAALRPEHIVISPGPGRPEHAGITVELVKRFAPTVPMLGVCLGHQAMGLAFGGRVVPAARLMHGKTSLVAHDGQGVFRGLDRTFVAARYHSLTVSTTEVPESLVVTASTVDDQTMMGLRHRVYPMYGVQFHPESVLTDVGRRILRNFLEISNVPHAA
- the trpD gene encoding anthranilate phosphoribosyltransferase; amino-acid sequence: MFRTLLEQLLRHEDLTTDATEAAMATIMRGEAGAATIAGFLVALRAKGERPAELVGLARAMRAAAVPLSSRVDDAFDTCGTGGDGTGTINVSSLTALVVAAAGVPVAKHGNRSVSSQCGSADVFEALGVRIGAPPAVVERSLRTAGIAFFFAPTFHPAMRHATPVRKELGVRSAFNLLGPLTNPAGARRQLVGVPRPELTELVARTLGLLGSDHVWVVHAADGLDELSTTGYSKVSECRHGVMRTFYVHPADFGLPKGQLTDLTGGDAATNAAIARAVLEGQVGPARDIVLLNAGAALFIAGRAASLQQGIQMAANALDERRAAVVLDRMVEASHDDGER